The Streptomyces sp. ALI-76-A nucleotide sequence AGGCCTGGACGGGCCTGGACGCCGCGGCACGGGCCGAACTGGAGCGGGCCGTCGCGGAACGCACCGCCGCCGGTGGGGCCGTGGTGTTCGTCGACCACGACCCGCGGCGCCTGGCGGGCGTGGCCGACGTGACGTACCGCGTGCACGCGGGGACCGTCGACCGCCGAACCGGGCCGCAGCCGTCGCCGTCCGGGCCGCAGGTGGTGATCGAGGCGCAGGGCCCGCCCGACGCAGCGCCGCCCCCCGTCCCCGGCACGTCCGCCGAGGAGACCGCCCCGGGCACGTACCGTCTCACCGTTCCCGCCGCCCGCTCGGACAGCGTGCTCCGCGCGCTGCTCACGGCCCGCCCGCCGTGGCACGTGGTGAGCGTGGCCGGGCCCGCCCAGGACCCCGACGCCGGAAGCCGCCGATGACCGCTCTCCTCCGCTACCAGGCCGCCCTTCTCGCCCGCTCGCAGCGCTGGCTGCCGCCGCTCGTCCTGTACGCCGCTGTCCTGGGCGTCGGCGTCCAGGGCGGCGGGCCGGTGCTGGACTCGCTCGGCTTCACGGCCGCCGCGCTGCTGCCCGTCGCCGCCTGGCTGGTGCGGATCTGCGTCACGGGCGAGCCGGCGGCGGCCGGCCGGTGCGTGGCCGCGGCGGCCGGGCCCGCGCGGGCGCATCTGGCCCGGCTGCTGGTCGCACTGGGGGCGTCGACGGCACTCGGCACCGTCGCGACCGTCCTGGTGACGTGGATCAGTGACCCGGCGAGCTCCGACCACCGGACCTACGTGCCCCCGCTCCCGGCGGGCGCGGCCGGACTGCTCGCCGCGCTGGCCTGCGCGCTGCTCGGCACCGCCGTCGGCGCGCTCACCACCTGGCCGTTGCTGCGCTCGACCGGGCGGGCGGTTCCCGCGCTGCTGCTTGCCGTCCTGATGGCGTTGGTGGTGTCCGGTTCGCCGGCGCGGGCGGCGGTGGGCGGGCTGGTCGCCGGGTCGCGGACCGAGACGGTGGAGGCGCCGCTGCTGCCGCTCGCCGGGGCTGTCCTGTGCGCGGCGGGCGCCGTGGCGGCGGCCTGCGCGCTCACCTCGCGCCGGTCACCCTGAGCACGCCGTCCGCTGCGCCTCCTGCCACTCGCAGACCGGGCACAGCGTGATGCCCTTGTAGGACTCCGGGTACTCCGTCGGCTTCCGGCACAGTACGCACTCCGCGTACGGCGGCCCGTCGGCCCTGGGCGGCCGGGTCGCGTCGATCAGGCAGTAGTCGTCCTCGCTCATGTCTCCAGCGTAGGACGGTCAGCGCCGATCGCCCGCGGCCCCGATCAGCTCGGACACCTTCACGAACCGGAAGCCCCGCCGGCGCAGCTCGGGGACGATCGTCCGTACCGCCCGCTCGGTCGTCGGGGCCGCGCTCGTCGTGCAGTGCATGACGACCACGGAACCCGGCCGCACCCCCTCCAGGACCTGCCGGGCGACCGCGTCCGCGTCCGTCGCGAACGCGTCCCCGCTCACCACGTCCCACTGCACGGCGGTGACACCGGCCGGGGTCAGCGCCCTCAGGGCCCGCCGGTCGTGGCAGCCGCCGGGGAAACGGAAGTACGGCATCGGATCCGGCACCCCGGCCTCGCGGAAGGCGGCGTACGCCCGCTCCACGTCCGCGCGCATCGCGTCCTCGGGGACGGTCGGCAGCCCGTAGCAGTCGTCGGTGAAGGCGTAGTGGCTGTAGGAGTGGTTGGCGACCTCGAAGAGCGGGTCCCGGCCGATGGAGCGGGCCTGCGCCGGGTACTGCTCGGCCCACCGGCCGGTAATGAACACCGTGGCCGGCACCTTCAGCGCCCGCAGGGCCGCGATCAGCCGCGGATTGTCGAACCGCTCGCCCGCCGCGGCGCGCCGGCCCTGGCCCGCGGTCATGTCGGCGTCGAAGGTGAGCGCCACCGTTCTGCCGTGGGTACGGGGACCGTTCTCGAAGACAGGGGTCAGGCCGGCGGGGCCGGGGGCGAGCGTGGGCGGCCGGGACGGCACGGCGGAGGGCGCGGACGGAGCCGGACGGGCGGGGCGCGGGGCCTGGTCGGTGCCGCACCCGGCGAGGGCGGCGAGGGTGGCGCTCAGGACGCAGGCGACGGTGACACGGCGTACGGGAGTGATCACCACACGAAGGTATGATGATCGGCTTTTCGGGGGGTGCCGACCCGTCGGCGAGGTCACCCGCTCGGCGCCGTGCCACAGCCGCGCTCAGGACGTCCCGGCGCTCGGCCCCCGCACCCGCGTCCCGCTCAGATGTCCCGCTGCTCCAGCGGCCGGACCGCCGGTCCCTGGACCACCTTGCCGTCCGTGTCGAAGCGGGAGCCGTGACAGGGGCACTCCCAGGCGCGTTCGGCGGCGTTGAAGGCGACCAGGCAGCCCATGTGGGTGCAGCGCGCGGAGACGGCGTGCGGCTGGCCGGCCTCGTCCCGGTACACCGCGAGGCGCTCGCCGCCGACGCGGACGACCGCGCCCTCACCGGGCGGCAGGGACTCGACCGGCGGGGCGGGGCGCAGCCGGTCGCCGACGAAGTGGCGGGCCACCTCGGCCTGGGTCTTCAGGAACGACGGGGCCTCGCGCACGGCCGAACGCAGCCGGCGCGGATCGTACAGCTCGCTCCACTCGCACGTCCCGCCGGTGATCTGGGCGGTGAGCAGCCGGCCCGCCATCATCCCGCCGCTCATGCCCCAGCCGCCGAAACCGGTCGCCACGTACGTGTGGTGGGCGCCCGGGTGGAACGGGCCGACGAGCGGCACGGTGTCGGTGGGGTCGTTGTCCTGGGTGGCCCAGGCGTGGGTGAGGGTGACGTCCGGGAAGTGCTCGGCGGCCCAGTCGGACAGGTGCTGGAAGCGGGCCCGGGTGTTGCCGGTGCCGGGCGTGAAGTGCTCCCCGGTGACGACCAGCAGCCGGTCCTCGCCGTGCGGCGCGGTACGCACCGAGCGGGTGCCCTCGTCCGGCGTGATGTACATGCCGTCGGGGTCCCGGCCGGCGGCGATCGTCCCGGCGACGACCAGCTCGCGGCGCGGGGAGAGGCGGGCGAACAGCAGGGCCCGGTCGAAGACCGGGTAGTGCGTGGCGACCACGACGTCCCGGGCGGTCACCGTCACGCCCGTGTCGGTGGTCAGCCGGCACGGCTCGCCCTCCTCCAGGCCGACGACCGTGGTGTGCTCGTACACCTGACCGCCCCGCGCCAGCAGGTCGTCGGCGAGCGCCAGCAGGTACTTGCGCGGATGGAACTGCGCCTGCCCGGTCACCTTCACCGCGCCCGCGACGGGGAACGGCAGCCCGGTCTCCGTGACGAACGACGCCGGCAGCCCCGCCTCGTGGGCGGCCCGCGCCTCGGCCCGCAGCTCCTCCACCCGGCCCGCGTCACGGACGTACGTGTACGCGCTCCGGCGTTCCCAGTCGCAGTCGACGCCCAGCTCGTCCGCGATCCACGCGGCGCGCTCGATCGCCTCGGACTGCGAGCGGGCGTACAGCCGCGCCCCCTCGGGACCGCGGGTGCGGCGCAGCTTGTCGTAGACCAGGGTGTGCAGCGCGGTCACCTTGGCGGTGGTGTGCCCGGTGACACCGGCCGCGACCCGGTCGGCCTCCAGCACCGCCACGCTCTTCCCGGCCCGCGTCAGCTCCCACGCGGTACTCAGCCCGGCCACTCCGGCGCCGATGACGGCCACGTCCACCGTGAGGTCGTCCGTCAGCGCGGGCCGGTCCGGGCCGGGCGCGGTCTGGAGCCAGTACGAGCCGCTGACGTGGGAATTCTGGGTCATGCGGGCCGGGTACCCCGTCGCGGCCGGTTCAGTGGGGCGGGTCCCCGAGCAGCCGTCGGCGGCACTCGTCAGCGGGGCCGGTCCGCGAGCAGCCGCCGGCGGCTCTCGGCCACGTCGAAGTCGGCCTTCGGGTAGCGCGGGTCCAGGTCCCCGAGGTGCTCCAGGAGCAGCCGGCTCACCGCCCAGTTCCGGTACCACTTGCGGTCGGCCGGGATCAGGTACCAGGGGGCCTCCGGCGTGGAGCAGCGCTCCAGGGCGATCTCGTACGCCTCCTGGTACGCGGGCCACAGCGCGCGGTCGTCGATGTCGGACGGGTCGAACTTCCAGTGCTTGTCCGGCCGGTCCAGGCGTCTGAGCAGACGGCGGCGCTGCTCGTCGTAGGACAGGTGCAGGAAGCACTTGATCACGGTGACGCCGCCGCCGGTCAGGGACTGCTCGAAGCGGTTGATCTGGTCGTAGCGGCGGTCGATCTCGGCGGGCGGGGCGAGTTCGCGGACGCGGGCGACCAGGACGTCCTCGTAGTGCGAGCGGTCGAAGACGCCCAGCTCGCCGGGGTGCGGCAGGGCCTTCTCGACGCGCCACAGGAAGGAGTGCCGGCGCTCCTCGGCGGTCGGCGCCCGGAACGCGCGGACGCGGCAGCCGGACGGGTTGAGATACCCGGCGACGTGCTTGACCGTGCCGCCCTTGCCGCTGGTGTCCATACCCTGGAGCACCAGCAGGACCCGGCGCCGGTCACCGGCCGTGCTCGCCGCCCACAGGCGCTCCTGGAGCCCGGTGAGGTGCGCGCCGATCGCGGCGGTGGCCGCCCGGCCCGCGGCCTTGTCCACGGGGCCGGCGGCCGCCGCGCGGGTGTCGTACCCGCTCAGGTCGACGGGCTCGCCGCCGGGCACGCGCAGCAGCCCGCGCAGGTCGGTCCCCGCACGAGTGCGGGTCTTCGAGCGCTTGTGGCCCACGGGGCACCCCTTCCGGTCACCTTCCCCGATCCTGCGACGCGGTGGCCGGGGCCGCGACACGGCAGCCCCGGCCGCCGCGTCGCCCCGAGCTCCGGTGCTGCTACCCGCGCCACGGTCCCGTCACCGCGAAGGTCGTCCCGGGCGTGTAGCAGTTGAGGTACATCGTCCGGCCGTCCGGGGAGAAGGTGACGCCCGCGAACTCGCCCCACTCCGGTTCCTGCGGGGTGCCGATGTCCTGCCGGTTGCGGGCCATCGGGTAGACCTCGCCGCGCCGGGTGACACCGTAGACGTGCTGGGCTCCGTTGCCGTCCTCGCAGACCATGAGGCCGCCGCTGGGGGCGAGACAGATGTTGTCCGGGGACTCGCCGGGGAGCTGGATGTCGGTGTCCGGGCCGAAGACGACCACCAGGGTCAGGCGGCGTGCCGACGGGTCGTAGCGCCAGATCTGGCCGTAGTGGTCGCCCGCCGAGCCCTCCGCGCTGCGGGCGAACGACGACACGAAGTAGACGCTCCCGCCGCCCCAGTAGCAGCCTTCCAGCTTCTGTGCGTGGGTGATGCCCTTCGGCCCGAAGTCCTGGAGCCGGATGGGGGTCTGGGCGGCGAGCGGGTCCGGTACGTCGACCCACTCGATCCGGTCGAAGCAGGCGCCGGTCTCCTGGATCGAGGAGAGGTCGGGCACGCCGGGCACGCGCATCGCCTGGAGCCGGCCGCCCGCGCGCAGCGAACCGGGGCCGCCCAGCGGCCTGTCGGGCAGGAAGCGGTAGAAGAGGCCGAACGGCCTGAGGAAGGCGTCCTCGGTCTCGTAGACGATGCCGCGCCGCGGGTCGACGGCGACCGCCTCGTGCTGGAAGCGGCCCATCGCGGTCAGCGGGACGGCGCCGGAGCGGCGCGGGTCGGCCGCGTCGACCTCGAAGACGAAGCCGTGGTCCTTGGTGTAGCCGTTGGTGCCGGCCTTGTCCTCGGTCTCCTCACAGGTCAGCCACGTGTTCCACGGCGTGGGCCCGCCCGCGCAGTTGACGGCCGTGCCGGCGATCGCGACCCGCTCCGACACCACGTCACCACGGGAGTCGAGGGTCAGGGCCGTACAACCGCCCTTGCCCGCCGGGTCGTAGGTGAGGCCCGCGACCGTCGGGACGGGGAGCGCGGCGGTGGCGCGGTTCTCGTGGTTGCGGACCAGGTGGACGCGGCCGTGTCTGCCCGCGAAGGCCGACATCCCGTCGTGGTTGGAGGGGACCGCCCCCTCGCCGGAGCGCAGCGGATCGCCCTCGCGGGAGAGGACCTTGTAGCGGAACCCCTTCGGCAGGTCGAGCAGGCCCCCGGGATCGGGGACCAGCGGGCCGTAACCGGTGTGCCCGAGGGGCTGTGCGGCGGCGGTGCCCGCGAAGAGGTCGGAGAGGCTTCCGGCGAAGGCGATCGAGACGCCCAGCGCGCCGGTGCGGGCGAGCACCTGACGGCGGGTGGAGGCGGTGTTCTCGGCGGACTCGGTGGTTTCGGACATGGGGCGACGACCTTCCTGCTGGCGGACAGGAACCTGTGACCGCCGTGTCTACCACCTGCCGGAGGATGCGGGAACCACGCGCGTAGAGCGCGTCACCGGTCGGCCGGCCGCTCCCGCGACCTGTCGGCCGGGTGCTCCAGCGCCCGCTCCGGGCGGTCCTGCGCCCGGTCCGGGCGGTCCTGCGCCCGGTCCGGGCGGTCCTGCGCCCGGTCCGGGCGGTCCTGCGCCCGGTCCAGGAAGCGCAGCAGCTCCACCGGGAAGGGCAGGACCAGCGTCGAGTTCTTCTCGGCGGCGACCGCCACGATGGTCTGCAACAGCCGCAGTTGGAGCGCGGAGGGCGTGTCCTGCATCTGCTGCGCGGCCTCGGCGAGCTTCTTCGACGCCTGGAGTTCGGCGTCCGCGTTGATGATCCGGGCGCGCCGCTCACGGTCCGCCTCGGCCTGCCGGGCCATCGAGCGCTTCATCGTGTCCGGCAGGGAGACGTCCTTGATCTCGACGCGGTCGATCTGCACGCCCCAGCCGACGGCCGGGCTGTCGATCATCAGCTCCAGGCCCTGGTTGAGCTTCTCGCGGTCGGACAGGAGGTCGTCCAGGTCACTCTTGCCGATGATCGAACGCAGCGAGGTCTGCGCCATCTGCGAGACGGCGAACCGGTAGTCCTCGACCTGGACGAGCGCGTTCGCCGCGTCGACCACCTTGAAGTACACGACCGCGTCCACCCGCACCGTCACGTTGTCGCGGGTGATGCCCTCCTGGGCCGGCACCGGCATCGTGACGATCTGCATGTTCACCTTGTGCAGCCGGTCCACGAACGGGACGATCAAGGTGAGACCCGGCGGCCGAACGTCTCCGGCGAGCCGCCCGAGCCGCAGGACCACCCCGCGCTCGTACTGCTTGACGACCCGCGCCGCCGAGGCGACGTAGACCAGCCCCGCGGTGCCGGCCGCCAGGCCCGCCGTCAACAGTTCCTGGAGCATCCCGGCCTCCTCGTCCAGAGGTCCGCTATGTCTGCTCCTGCAACGATATGCCCGGTGCCCGCTCCGGGGCCACGATCGGCCTCGGACCGGGCACCGGAGGGTTCACGACGCGGTGGTCATCCGCACCGGTTCCAGTGCGGTGACCCGCACGGGTTCGGTGCCGACCGCGCTGTGCCGCTCGGCCCAGCTCTCCAGTGCCGTACGGCAGGCGTGGTCCAGGTGGTGCAGCCCGGACAGGTCCAGCTCGACCGGGCGGTCCTGGGGCAGCGCCTCCAGACTGTCGAGTATCTTCGGCAGCCGCAGGAAGGTCGCGTTGCCCGACAGGTATGCCTGGACGGGGCCGGCGCCCTTGTCGATGACCTCCATCTTGAGGTGCGAGGCCTGCCAGGCGGTCTTGACCACGGACAGGGCCAGGCCGATCAGCACGCCCTCGAACATGTTCACCGCGACGATGGACACCGCCGTGATCACCAGGATCAGCGCCTCACCGCGGTGCTCTCGCCACAGCGAGACGATCTCGCGGAAGGGGATCAGCTTCCAGCCGGCGTGCACCAGGATGCCGGCCAGCGCGGGCAGCGGGATCAGCGCCAGCGTCGACGGCAGCAGCGCGGCGAACAGCAGCAGCCACACACCGTGCATCACCCGGGACGCCTTGGTCTTGGCGCCCGCCTGGACGTTGGCGGAGCTGCGCACGATGACCGCGGTCATCGGCAGTGCGCCGAGCGCCCCGCACACCGCGTTGCCCGCGCCCTGCGCCATCAGTTCCTTGTCGTACTCGGTACGCGGGCCGTCGTGCAGCCGGTCCACCGCGGCGGCGCTGAACAGGCTCTCGGCGGAGGCGATCAGGGTGAAGGCGATGATCGTGCCGAAGATGGCCGGGTTGGCCAGCTCGCCGAAGGCCTCGGTGCCCGGCGGCTGGATGGAGTCCAGCAGGCCGTTCACCTCGACGGTGGCGACCGGCAGGCCGAACGCCAGGGTGACCACCGTGGCCAGCACGACGGCGGCGAGCGCGCCCGGCACCGTCTGCGCCTTCTTCGGCAGCCGCTTCCACAGCAGAAGCACCGCGACGGTGCCGGCGCCCACGGCGAGCGAGGCGAGCGCCGCGGTGCTGCCGAGCGCGTCGGCGGCGGCCCCGGGAAGCCCGATGATCTTGTCGAGGCCGGAGGACGGAGCCTTGAGGCCGGCCGCCGCGTACAGCTGGCCCGCGATGATCACAAGGCCGATACCGGCCAGCATGCCCTCGACGACCGAGACGGATATGGCCCGGAACCAGCGCCCCAGCTTCAGGGCGCCCATGGCGAGCTGGAGCAGGCCGGCGGCCAGCACGATCACGCCGAGCGCGGGCAGTCCGAACTCGGTCACCGCCTCGTAGACGAGCACGGTCAAGCCGGCCGCCGGTCCGGAGACCTGGAGGCTGCTGCCCCGCATGAGGCCGGTGATGATGCCGCCGACGATGCCGGTGACCAGTCCGAGTTCTGCCGGGACACCGGAGGCCACGGCGACGCCCACGCACAGGGGCAGGGCGACGAGGAAGACGACAAGGGATGCGGCGAAGTCCTGCCGCAGGTGAGGGAACTTGGTCTGCTTCTCCATGACCGGCCTCACAGCGCGCGGAAGGTGTCGGAGGACCCGTCGTGGGTCAGGACCGATCCCGTGTGGACCTCGTAGTACCAAGCGTGCAAAGTGAGTTGGCTCTCCGTCAGCTTCTTGTCGATGAAGGGGTAGGAGCGCAGGCGCAGGACCTGGGCCAGGACGTGGTTCTGCACGCCCTCGGCCACGCACGGGTCCTCGACCGCGCCGGTGGGGCGCGGCGTCGCGTGCGTGAGCCAGTCGCGCACGGCCGGTACGGAGGTCAGGTCGTCGCCGCGGACCAGGGCGCCGACAGCGCCGCAGTGCGAGTGCCCGCAGACCACGATGTCGCGGACGCCCAGCACCTCCACGGCGTACTCGATGGTGGCCGCCTCGCTGGTGGGGTGCTCGGAGGCGTACGGGGGGACGATGTTGCCCGCGGTGCGCAGCTCGAAGAGCTCGCCGGGCCGGGCGCCCGTGATCAGAGCCGGGACGACCCGGGAATCGGAGCAGGTGATGAACAGGACCTGCGGCGACTGGCCTTCGGCCAGTTTGGCGAACTCCTCAGGGCGCTGTCCGAACATGCGGGCGTTGTCGATGAGGGGCTGCATCAGTGGTGACTCCTCCTGGCGCGCCATGGCGGCGCGTCGGACGTACATGACAGAAGTGGGGGGACTGCGCTGCTGTCAGCAGCGGAAGACCTGGAGTGCGGCCGGGGAATGGGCTGTGGGGGGTCTCGACAGCCGGGGCGTGCCGCCGGGCACGGGGTGGGGTGCGGCCGACGGATCCTGTGCCTGCGTGGGGCGTTCGGGCCCCGCGAGGGCGACTTCTACGGTGCGTTGCCGGTCGCGGGTGCGCAGGGGACCGGTCGGGTCTCCCGCAGGGGCGCAGTGGCGCTGCGTGGCGGTCTCGTCGCGCAACGCCTTGCCGGGAAGCTTGATCCCGGGCTGAGCTTTGGCCTCTGCTTGACGGGGGGTGTGCGCGGTTGCGAAGGCGGCGGTGGGTGCGAAGAACGGGAGGGCGAGGAGGGCGGCGGTGAGGATCGCGAGTGCGGCCCATGCGGTCGTACCTCGGAACATGCGCCCCCCTTCAGGTAATTCGCGTCTCCAGCCTGTCTCTAGTCCAGACCAACGGTTGGTCAACGACTGGTCAAGAAACACCTTAGCCCGGCAAAGTTGTTTGCAGGGTTAACTTAACGTTTCGAGCTGAAGAGAGGCTGAAGCGTGCGGGTGGGGTGGCGAGAACCCGCTCTTGATCTTGGAGATCCGGTCGGGTAGAGGAGATCCAAGGGCAGCCGAAAAGGGCGACCGGCCCAGGGTGAGTGGACAAGGGCGGCCGGGTGAAGTGCCGTCAGCTCGGCTCGACGAGTCCCTTGGCGTCCCGGGCCAGCGCGGTGAGGCGGGAGATCGCCCGGAAGTACTTCTTGCGGTAGCCGCCGTTCAGCATCTCGTCGCTGAACAGCCGGTCGAACGGCAGACCGGAGGCGAGCACCGGGACTTCACGGTCGTAGAGCCGGTCCGCGAGCACGACGAGCCGGAGGGCCGTCGACTGGTCGGGCACCGCCCGGACGTCGGTGAGGCAGACGGCCCGCAGGTCGTCGGTCAGGGCGCCGTAGCGGCTGGGGTGGACCCGCGCGAGGTGCTCCAGCAGCCCCGGGAAGGCGTCGAGGGAGGCGCCCGGGGTGGCGTGGGCGGCCCGGGTGACCTGCTCGTCGCTGTACGGGGGCGGAGCCTCGGGCAGCCCGCGGTGGCGGTAGTCCTCGCCGTCGATGCGCAGGGCGCGGAAGCGGGCGGACAGGCCCTGGATCTCGCGCAGGAAGTCGGCGGACGCGAAGCGGCCCTCGCCGAGCTTGCCCGGAAGGGTGTTGGAGGTGGCGGCGAGCGCGACGCCCGCGTCGACGAGCTTGCCGAGCAGGGTCGAGACGAGCACCGTGTCGCCGGGGTCGTCCAGCTCGAACTCGTCGATGCACAGCAGGCGGTGGCCGGAGAGGGTGCGCACGGTCTGCTGGAAGCCGAGGGCGCCGACGAGGTTGGTCAGTTCCACGAACGTGCCGAACGCCTTGAGCGCGGGCTCGGCCGGGGTGGCGTGCCACAGCGACGCCAGCAGGTGTGTCTTGCCGACGCCGTACCCGCCGTCGAGGTAGACGCCACGGGGTCCGGCCGGTGTCTTCGGCGCCTTCGCCCGGCCGAGGCCGAAGAAGCCGCGCCGGCCGGCGCCGGTGGCGTGCGCCCCGCCCAGTCCCGCCGCGAAGGTCTCCAGGACGCGGACCGCCTCGGTCTGGCTGGGCTGGTTCGGGTCCGGGAGATAGGTGTCGAACCGCACCGAGTCGAACCGCGGCGGCGGCACCATCTCGGCGACCAGCCGGTCCGCGGGGACACGCGGCTCGCGGGCGCACAGGGACAGCGGGGCGGCGTCGGCCGTGGGGCCGGATCCGGACGGGGCGGGGGTGGTGGACACGATCACCCATGCTAGGCCCTGTCCGAAGCGGGCAGGGCGGCGCCTCGGGCGCGGGCCCGCCGCTCAGAAGTGACGTTTCCCTCCCGCGTGGAACACTGCACGGCATGCGACGTCTGTTCCCTGTGACCGAAGAGACAGCGGCCCGGACCCGGGAGGATGCCGAGTGGTCCCTCGCGGAGCTGGCCGAGGCCTACGCCTATCCCGCGCTCGGGCCGGCGGCCGGGCCGGGCGGGCCCGGGGTCTGGCTGCGGGCCAACATGGTCTCCACGCTCGACGGGGCCGGCCAGCACGACGGCCGCTCGCACCCCATCTCCGGCGCGGCCGACATGCGGATCTTCGGCACCCTGCGGGCCCTGGCGGACGTCGTGGTCGTCGGCGCGGAGACGGTACGCCAGGAGGGGTACCGTCCGGCCCGCGCGCGGGCGGAGTTCGCGGCGGCGCGGCAAGCCGCGGGGCAGGGGCCCGCACCCGCGATCGCGGTGGTCAGCGCCGGCCTGGACCTGGACTTCTCGCTGCCGCTGTACGCCTCGCCGCTGGTCCCCACCCTGATCCTCACGGGCGCCGCGGCTCCCCCGGACCGGATCGCCGCGGCCCAGCAGGCGGGCGTCCGGGTGGTGACCGCCGGGGACGGCGTCGGCGTGGAGCCCGCCCGTGCGGTCCGCGCCCTCGCGGAGCTGGGACACACCCGGCTGCTCACCGAGGGCGGCCCGCGTCTGCTCGGCCAGCTGGTGGCCGCCGGGGTGCTGGACGAGCTGTGCCTGACCGTGGCCCCGATGCTCACCGCGGGGGACGCGCAGCGCATCGCCGGCGGGCCACCGGTCGCGGTGCCGCAGCGGTTCGTCCTGGCGTCCCTGCTGGAGGAGGAGGGTTTCCTGTTCGGCCGGTACCGCCGGTCCTGAGCCGGGCCCGGTCGTACCGCTCACCCGGAACAGGTCCGGAAAAGGGGGGATTGTCACCATCGTCCCGACATCGTCGGAATATGTCGTTCCGTACATCGTCCGGCCGGGCACACTGAGTCCGGCAGTACCCGTGTGATCTCGGGGCAGGATGGTTTCGGCAGGGGCCGGGCACCCGGCTCACGGAGGAGAGAAGACCCGCCGGTCTTCGAAGGAGAAGGGGCGCCTGGTGTTCACAAGCGTTTTGATGATCGAGAAAGCCCTGACGTCCGCCGACGTGGAGTTCGTCACCACCTTGCACGGGGACGAGCCGGTCGCCTTCTACGTGCTGCTGCAACCGCGCGGCGACCAGGCCGACCGGCTGCTGCGCGCCATCGACGACGTGGCGCTCGGCGAACTCGACGAAGCCGCCCGGGAGGGGGAGACCCCCGAGGGCCAGGAGGCGCGAGGCCCGGCCGAGCAGGCCCTGGACGTGTCCCTGAGAGCTCTGCGCGCGGCCGGCAGCGAGGCCGCGGGCAAGCTGATCGAGGACCATCCGCTGGACGTGCTGAAGGCGCTGGTCGACGAGACCGGCGCCGACGAGGTGATCGTGCTGACGGACCCCCACTACGTGGAGGAGTTCTTCCACCGGGACTGGGCGTCCCGGGCGCGGCACAAGGTCGGGGTGCCGGTGCTGAAGCTGTTCTCGCACAGCAAGGCGTAGCGGCGGGGCCGTCCGCGGCGCCCCTCACCGGGGCCGGCCGCCGCACGCAATAGGCTGGGGGCGCGTCCGTTCCCGGGCGCGCTCACCGTCGTACCACTTGGGGAGAAACGCGCATGGCACCCGGCCTTCCTACCGCCATGGACCGACCGCACTTCATCGGCATCGGCGGCGCCGGGATGTCGGGGATCGCGAAGATCCTCGCCCAGCGCGGGGCGAAGGTGGCGGGCAGTGACGCCAAGGAGTCCGCGACCGCCGAGGCGCTGCGCGCGCTGGGCGCGACCGTGCACATCGGGCACGCGGCGGAGCACCTGGCGGACGACGCCACCTGTGTCGTCGTCTCGTCGGCGATCCGGGCCGACAACCCGGAGCTGGCGCGGGCGGCCGAGCTGGGCATTCCGGTGGTCCACCGTTCGGACGCGCTCGCCCGCCTGATGGACGGTCTGCGCCCGATCGCGGTCGCCGGCACCCACGGCAAGACCACGACCACGTCGATGCTGGCCGTGTCGCTGAGCGAGCTGGGTCTGAAGCCGTCGTACGCGATCGGCGGCGACCTGGACGCGCCCGGCTCCAACGCCCTGCACGGTGACG carries:
- a CDS encoding ABC transporter, with translation MTALLRYQAALLARSQRWLPPLVLYAAVLGVGVQGGGPVLDSLGFTAAALLPVAAWLVRICVTGEPAAAGRCVAAAAGPARAHLARLLVALGASTALGTVATVLVTWISDPASSDHRTYVPPLPAGAAGLLAALACALLGTAVGALTTWPLLRSTGRAVPALLLAVLMALVVSGSPARAAVGGLVAGSRTETVEAPLLPLAGAVLCAAGAVAAACALTSRRSP
- a CDS encoding polysaccharide deacetylase family protein; the encoded protein is MITPVRRVTVACVLSATLAALAGCGTDQAPRPARPAPSAPSAVPSRPPTLAPGPAGLTPVFENGPRTHGRTVALTFDADMTAGQGRRAAAGERFDNPRLIAALRALKVPATVFITGRWAEQYPAQARSIGRDPLFEVANHSYSHYAFTDDCYGLPTVPEDAMRADVERAYAAFREAGVPDPMPYFRFPGGCHDRRALRALTPAGVTAVQWDVVSGDAFATDADAVARQVLEGVRPGSVVVMHCTTSAAPTTERAVRTIVPELRRRGFRFVKVSELIGAAGDRR
- a CDS encoding FAD-dependent oxidoreductase is translated as MTQNSHVSGSYWLQTAPGPDRPALTDDLTVDVAVIGAGVAGLSTAWELTRAGKSVAVLEADRVAAGVTGHTTAKVTALHTLVYDKLRRTRGPEGARLYARSQSEAIERAAWIADELGVDCDWERRSAYTYVRDAGRVEELRAEARAAHEAGLPASFVTETGLPFPVAGAVKVTGQAQFHPRKYLLALADDLLARGGQVYEHTTVVGLEEGEPCRLTTDTGVTVTARDVVVATHYPVFDRALLFARLSPRRELVVAGTIAAGRDPDGMYITPDEGTRSVRTAPHGEDRLLVVTGEHFTPGTGNTRARFQHLSDWAAEHFPDVTLTHAWATQDNDPTDTVPLVGPFHPGAHHTYVATGFGGWGMSGGMMAGRLLTAQITGGTCEWSELYDPRRLRSAVREAPSFLKTQAEVARHFVGDRLRPAPPVESLPPGEGAVVRVGGERLAVYRDEAGQPHAVSARCTHMGCLVAFNAAERAWECPCHGSRFDTDGKVVQGPAVRPLEQRDI
- a CDS encoding PPK2 family polyphosphate kinase, whose translation is MGHKRSKTRTRAGTDLRGLLRVPGGEPVDLSGYDTRAAAAGPVDKAAGRAATAAIGAHLTGLQERLWAASTAGDRRRVLLVLQGMDTSGKGGTVKHVAGYLNPSGCRVRAFRAPTAEERRHSFLWRVEKALPHPGELGVFDRSHYEDVLVARVRELAPPAEIDRRYDQINRFEQSLTGGGVTVIKCFLHLSYDEQRRRLLRRLDRPDKHWKFDPSDIDDRALWPAYQEAYEIALERCSTPEAPWYLIPADRKWYRNWAVSRLLLEHLGDLDPRYPKADFDVAESRRRLLADRPR
- a CDS encoding PhoX family protein; the encoded protein is MSETTESAENTASTRRQVLARTGALGVSIAFAGSLSDLFAGTAAAQPLGHTGYGPLVPDPGGLLDLPKGFRYKVLSREGDPLRSGEGAVPSNHDGMSAFAGRHGRVHLVRNHENRATAALPVPTVAGLTYDPAGKGGCTALTLDSRGDVVSERVAIAGTAVNCAGGPTPWNTWLTCEETEDKAGTNGYTKDHGFVFEVDAADPRRSGAVPLTAMGRFQHEAVAVDPRRGIVYETEDAFLRPFGLFYRFLPDRPLGGPGSLRAGGRLQAMRVPGVPDLSSIQETGACFDRIEWVDVPDPLAAQTPIRLQDFGPKGITHAQKLEGCYWGGGSVYFVSSFARSAEGSAGDHYGQIWRYDPSARRLTLVVVFGPDTDIQLPGESPDNICLAPSGGLMVCEDGNGAQHVYGVTRRGEVYPMARNRQDIGTPQEPEWGEFAGVTFSPDGRTMYLNCYTPGTTFAVTGPWRG
- a CDS encoding slipin family protein, producing the protein MLQELLTAGLAAGTAGLVYVASAARVVKQYERGVVLRLGRLAGDVRPPGLTLIVPFVDRLHKVNMQIVTMPVPAQEGITRDNVTVRVDAVVYFKVVDAANALVQVEDYRFAVSQMAQTSLRSIIGKSDLDDLLSDREKLNQGLELMIDSPAVGWGVQIDRVEIKDVSLPDTMKRSMARQAEADRERRARIINADAELQASKKLAEAAQQMQDTPSALQLRLLQTIVAVAAEKNSTLVLPFPVELLRFLDRAQDRPDRAQDRPDRAQDRPDRAQDRPERALEHPADRSRERPADR